The genomic region AGGACTGGCACCAGCGGTTCGCACTCCCGTACCCGGTCGACGCGAGCGGGTACGGCGCCTCCAGCACCCAGGTGCAGAAGTTCACCGCCCCGGTCGAGCTGCTGGCCGGCTACCACGAGGCGGTGCACCGGCAGACCGTGGACTACCTGGCGACCCTGCACGACCGGGACTACGGCCGGATCGTCGACACCGCCTGGGACCCGCCCGTGACGCTGGGCGTTCGGCTGATCAGCATCCTGTCCGACGACCTCCAGCACGTCGGCCAGGCCGCCTTCGTCCGCGGTTGCCTGGCCCGGCGGTAGCAGCCGGTAGCTCAGGGCAGCGGCTGCTCGGCCCAGATCACCTTGCCGGCCGCCGTGTAGCGGGTGCCCCAGCGCTCGGCGAGCTGGGCGACCATGAACAGGCCGCGGCCGCCCTCGTCGGTGGTCGCGGCGTACCGCAGGTGCGGGGCGGTGTTGCTGGCGTCCCAGACCTCGCAGATCAGCGTCCGGTCGCGGAGCAGCCGGACCCGGATCGGTTCGGTGGCGTAGCGGATCGCGTTGGTGAGCAGTTCGCTGAGGATCAGCTCGGTGGTGAACGCCAGTTCGTCCAGGCCCCAGTCGGTCAGGCGGCGGCTGACCGAGCGGCGGACCTCGGCGACGGCGGCGGGGTCGGCCGGGACGTCCCACTGCACCAGCGAGTCGGCCGGCAGCACCCGGGTGCGGGCGACCAGCAGCGCGATGTCGTCGGTCTGGTGGTCGGGCAGCAGCGCCTCGAGCACCGTGTCGCAGGTGGCCTCGGGCGCCGACGGGGCCAGTTCCAGGGCGCGTTGCAGCTGCCGCAGGCCGTCCTCGATGTCGCGCTCGCGGTCCTCGACCAGTCCGTCGGTGTAGAGCACCAGGCGGCTGCCCTCGGGCAGCCGCAGCTCGGCCGCCACGAAGGGCAGCCCTCCGACGCCGAGCGGCGGCCCGGCCGGTACGTCGGCGAGTTCCACGGTGCCGTCGGGGTGGACCAGCGCGGGGGGCGGGTGCCCGGCCCGGGCGATCGAGCAGCTGCGTTCGACCGGGTCGTAGATCGCGTACAGGCAGCTGGCGCCGATCACGGCGCCGCCGCCCGTACTGCCCTGCTCCTGGTCCAGGCGGATGACCAGGTCGTCCAGGTGGCCGAGCAGCTCGTCCGGCGGCATGTCCAGGGTGGCGAAGGTGTGCACGGCGGTGCGCAGCCGGCCCATGGTCGCGGCGGCGTGCAGGCCGTGGCCGACCACGTCGCCGACCACCAGCGCCACCTGGGCACCGGGCAGCGGGATGACGTCGAACCAGTCGCCGCTGACCCCCGCCTGGGCCGGCAGGTAGCGGTAGGCGACGTCCAGCGCGTTCTGCTCGGGCAGGGACTGCGGCAGCAGGCTGCGTTGCAGGGCGGTGGCCATCGCGTGCTCGCGGGCGTAGCGGCGGGCGTTGTCGATGCAGACGGCGGCGCGGGCCACCAGTTCCTCGGCGAGCGACAGGTCGTCCTCG from Kitasatospora azatica KCTC 9699 harbors:
- a CDS encoding mycothiol transferase, whose protein sequence is MTAASAKLLIDGFERVREEVAEALDGLTPEELAWRGHDQRTNPVGWLVWHLSRVQDLQISDVAELPEVWIAQDWHQRFALPYPVDASGYGASSTQVQKFTAPVELLAGYHEAVHRQTVDYLATLHDRDYGRIVDTAWDPPVTLGVRLISILSDDLQHVGQAAFVRGCLARR